The following are encoded together in the Drosophila sechellia strain sech25 chromosome 3R, ASM438219v1, whole genome shotgun sequence genome:
- the LOC6617082 gene encoding uncharacterized protein LOC6617082, which produces MLKAVIIFFGILALGYAASVGTASEVCQSEDELWGGEDIRKFYFCLDGKVITDECDSGYYFVNNATFTGCLPADLMKPSCVNLNTKVPDCTGTSKMQPQVADDVASFYLCTSEGATVLPCPDGKAFVSQDGYLGCLAWTEWRSLRNCVDD; this is translated from the exons ATGCTGAAAG CAGTCATCATTTTCTTTGGCATCCTGGCTCTGGGCTACGCCGCCTCCGTGGGCACCGCCAGCGAAGTTTGCCAGTCGGAGGACGAGCTGTGGGGCGGCGAGGACATCAGGAAGTTCTACTTCTGCCTGGACGGCAAGGTGATTACCGACGAGTGCGACTCGGGATACTATTTCGTGAACAACGCCACCTTCaccggctgcctgcccgccgaCCTGATGAAGCCCTCCTGCGTGAACCTGAACACCAAGGTGCCCGACTGCACCGGAACCAGCAAGATGCAGCCCCAGGTCGCCGACGATGTGGCCAGCTTCTACCTGTGCACCAGCGAGGGAGCCACGGTGCTGCCGTGTCCCGATGGCAAGGCGTTCGTGTCCCAGGATGGCTATCTGGGATGCTTGGCGTGGACCGAGTGGCGTTCGTTGCGTAACTGCGTCGACGACTGA
- the LOC6617083 gene encoding uncharacterized protein LOC6617083: MLRWLFVMKLFMKNKWSYSPRMLLPILILTMLQLLQQGVAVTADPDTTTNATCRHATDMWGDPDPNIFYVCSDGGQPLQLECPPGRGFFSGLGYLGCLPYDHWPACRPSEEQVAAQLSAGCDSSTGIVPSPWASPDPNRFYLCPSRNATPLLLNCAAGRGFVASSEVVGCADWSQWRRQMECEAYY, encoded by the coding sequence atgctCCGTTGGCTGTTCGTGatgaaattatttatgaaaaataaatggaGTTACTCCCCCCGGATGCTGCTCCCGATCCTGATCCTGACCATGCtacagctgctgcagcagggTGTGGCAGTCACCGCCGACCCTGACACAACCACGAATGCAACATGCAGACATGCCACGGACATGTGGGGAGATCCGGACCCCAACATATTCTACGTGTGCTCCGATGGCGGACAACCGCTGCAGCTGGAGTGTCCGCCTGGCCGGGGATTTTTCAGCGGTCTCGGTTATCTGGGCTGTTTGCCCTATGACCACTGGCCAGCCTGCCGGCCCTCGGAGGAGCAGGTTGCCGCCCAGTTGTCAGCTGGCTGTGACAGCAGTACCGGCATCGTGCCATCGCCCTGGGCTTCGCCGGATCCCAATCGATTCTACCTGTGTCCCAGCAGAAATGCCACACCTCTGCTGCTCAACTGCGCCGCCGGCAGAGGATTCGTGGCCAGTTCCGAGGTGGTGGGCTGTGCGGACTGGTCACAATGGCGTCGCCAGATGGAGTGCGAGGCGTACTACTGA